From the genome of Papaver somniferum cultivar HN1 chromosome 2, ASM357369v1, whole genome shotgun sequence, one region includes:
- the LOC113352888 gene encoding putative transcription factor bHLH041, with protein sequence MDSVFYLDEEVRTRFLQNLAQSLGCTYLCLWSYYPLPANYLFSTNGLLNYNAIVHQPASSSSASIPSQAIIQTLFDAYRSTPHIIQNGLVPGLAFLEGIPYLEFKESELLNRASTDIQRQFYQEARIKLAAFVSCKSCEMEIGMSSLDQSKNIEMEMMNWFPDDFIPQQSKLLRNQQVQLPQRIDQSWPSSSSSSLKSLVSSPEYSPLLFSAPTAFPPQEFIKEVITSDHQTSKPNLVAAQSIDQQIEHAYNILGNVQFPNPENVDAALTKAMLAVLSSTPASSSLPHQHRHQQTQACSNHLSQEVGAFKRYKPEDNLLALANNKLKTNYGGQNMLKRAIIFYKNMHMRKRIMEEPLAQGYRPTSSQLHHKMSERKRREKLNDSFLALKSLLPPGSKKDKVSLLSITRDYLVTLKDEIKELKRRNRFLETQLAPTELTLITSGNDPEMGAASTSSDITVEIQLTETSEPSIPSEEREVDLQVNVKSRHCDFMSLIRRLLEFLNQVDGVILEFMEGNTTPSQVPNSSYAVVFRLKIKACQQHVFEESAFKEAIRRIIGDAAK encoded by the exons ATGGACTCGGTCTTCTACTTAGATGAAGAAGTCCGTACTCGTTTTCTACAAAACTTGGCACAATCTCTTGGTTGCACTTATCTTTGTTTATGGTCTTATTATCCTCTTCCTGCAAA CTATCTATTCTCAACAAATGGACTTCTCAACTATAATGCAATAGTACACCAGCCAGCTAGTTCTTCATCAGCATCAATACCATCTCAAGCTATAATTCAAACCCTTTTCGACGCTTACCGTAGCACGCCGCACATCATACAAAACGG ATTGGTTCCGGGGCTTGCTTTCCTAGAAGGTATACCATATTTAGAATTCAAGGAATCGGAGCTTCTTAATCGAGCTTCAACCGACATCCAGCGACAGTTTTATCAG GAAGCGCGGATTAAG TTGGCCGCATTCGTAAGTTGCAAAAGTTGTGAAATGGAAATCGGAATGTCCAGTTTAGACCAG TCGAAAAACATTGAAATGGAGATGATGAATTGGTTTCCGGATGACTTCATCCCGCAGCAGTCTAAACTTCTAAGAAATCAGCAAGTACAACTTCCTCAACGAATCGATCAAAGTTGGCCTTCGTCATCGTCTTCTTCATTAAAATCACTAGTGAGCAGTCCTGAGTACTCACCTCTTCTGTTTAGTGCACCCACTGCTTTTCCCCCTCAAGAATTCATTAAAGAAGTCATTACATCTGATCATCAAACAAGTAAACCTAATCTGGTGGCAGCTCAATCCATCGATCAACAGATAGAGCATGCTTATAACATACTTGgaaatgttcaatttccaaacccAGAGAACGTTGATGCAGCACTGACCAAAGCCATGCTAGCCGTTTTGTCATCAACACCAGCATCATCTTCTTTACCTCATCAACACCGACACCAACAAACTCAAGCTTGTAGTAATCACTTAAGTCAAGAAGTGGGAGCTTTCAAAAGATATAAACCCGAAGACAATCTACTGGCACTTGCCAATAATAAGTTGAAAACCAACTACGGAGGACAAAATATGCTTAAGCGAGCAATTATCTTTTACAAAAACATGCATATGAGAAAAAGGATAATGGAGGAACCACTCGCACAAGGATATCGTCCAACCAGTTCACAATTGCACCATAAAATGTCAGAACGTAAACGACGAGAGAAACTTAACGATAGCTTTCTCGCGTTGAAATCACTTTTACCACCAGGTTCCAAG AAAGATAAGGTATCATTGCTGTCAATTACAAGAGATTACTTAGTTACTCTTAAAGATGAAATCAAAGAGCTGAAACGAAGAAATCGTTTCCTTGAGACACAACTTGCACCAACAGAGCTTACACTCATAACAAGCggtaatgatccagaaatgggtGCAGCTAGCACTTCTTCGGATATTACGGTTGAAATTCAGTTAACCGAAACTTCTGAACCATCCATACCATCAGAAGAACGAGaagttgatttgcaagttaatgtGAAATCAAGACATTGTGATTTTATGAGTCTGATTAGACGTTTGCTTGAGTTCTTAAACCAAGTTGATGGTGTAATCTTGGAGTTCATGGAAGGAAATACTACACCATCACAAGTGCCAAATTCTTCCTATGCAGTGGTCTTTAGACTGAAAATCAAG GCTTGCCAGCAGCATGTATTTGAAGAGTCGGCCTTCAAAGAAGCTATTAGAAGAATTATCGGTGATGCAGCAAAGTGA